From one Lolium rigidum isolate FL_2022 chromosome 4, APGP_CSIRO_Lrig_0.1, whole genome shotgun sequence genomic stretch:
- the LOC124706688 gene encoding protein RETICULATA-RELATED 4, chloroplastic-like, giving the protein MAFSSPNSLSASTPSASSPLHLHLRLQPQPFLHLSFHRSLPLPFHLPALRLTRPLLPPTPLASSGGGSNFGNGGGDDDLPSGGGGGDDNEDDDDASVNRREALFVLAQLGRKLESLPADMAAAVDGGRLPGEIVRRFADLEKSPLFRWLLQFGGFRERLLADDLFLAKVAMECGVGIFTKTAAEYERRRENFTKELDFVIADVVMAIVADFMLVWLPAPTVSLQPALAMNAGSLAKFFHNCPDNAFQIALSGTSYTFLQRFGAIMRNGAKLFAVGTSASLIGTGVTNAIIKARQSVSKDDAGEVENIPIVSTSIAYGVYMAVSSNLRYQILAGVVEQRMLEPLLHRHKLALSALCFAVRTGNTFLGSLLWVDYAKFIGIQ; this is encoded by the exons ATGGCCTTCTCCTCCCCCAACTCCCTCTCCGCTTCCACCCCCAGCGCCTCCTCccctctccacctccacctccgcctccagccgcaGCCCTTCCTCCACCTCTCCTTCCACCGCTCCCTCCCGCTCCCGTTCCACCTCCCCGCCCTCCGCCTCAcccgccccctcctccctcccaCCCCCCTCGCCTCCTCGGGCGGCGGCAGCAACTTCGGCAACGGCGGGGGCGATGACGACCTCCcctccggcggcggaggcggagacgacaacgaggacgacgacgacgcgtccGTCAACAGGAGGGAGGCGCTGTTCGTGCTGGCGCAACTGGGGCGGAAGCTCGAGAGCCTCCCGGCCGACATGGCCGCGGCCGTGGACGGCGGCCGCCTCCCCGGGGAGATCGTGCGCCGCTTCGCCGATCTCGAGAAGTCGCCCCTCTTCCGCTGGCTGCTCCAGTTCGGCGGATTCAGGGAGCGCCTCCTCGCCGACGACCTCTTCCTCGCCAAGGTCGCCATGGAGTGCGGCGTAGGCATCTTCACCAAG ACTGCTGCAGAGTATGAACGAAGGAGGGAGAACTTCACCAAAGAGCTTGACTTTGTGATTGCAGATGTG GTCATGGCAATAGTTGCAGACTTCATGCTTGTTTGGCTCCCTGCTCCAACTGTGTCTCTGCAGCCAGCACTAGCAATGAATGCTGGGTCTCTTGCTAAGTTCTTCCACAACTGCCCCGATAATGCATTCCAG ATTGCTTTGTCTGGAACATCGTACACATTTTTGCAGAGATTTGGAGCTATTATG AGGAATGGCGCAAAGCTTTTTGCAGTGGGAACTAGTGCATCTCTG ATCGGCACAGGTGTCACCAATGCAATTATAAAGGCAAGACAGAGCGTTAGCAAGGATGATGCTGGTGAAGTCGAAAATATCCCAATCGTTTCCACTAGTATTGCCTATGGTGTATACATGGCAGTTTCTAGTAACCTCAG ATACCAGATTCTGGCTGGAGTAGTTGAACAGCGAATGCTTGAGCCATTACTCCACCGCCACAAACTAGCATTGAGTGCACTCTGCTTTGCGGTTCGAACAGGGAACACGTTCTTGGGATCTCTACT GTGGGTTGACTATGCCAAGTTTATAGGCATACAATAA